One genomic window of Candidatus Eisenbacteria bacterium includes the following:
- a CDS encoding YigZ family protein: protein MRIGKEETTPDPDAYRAVLSEATAETRVQGSRFLAFVFPSAAEKEAAGRVESLRRSHHDATHVCFAWRIGHGAGQKRRASDAGEPSGTAGAPILAALDRAGVSDALVAVVRWFGGTKLGTGGLARAYGECARLAIEWARIGERVLRERVRVLFPYAHAGRVLRIAEKHRALVEDSVYAEEVSIRFAVPASRLAAFQEEIVEATGGDAAFDP, encoded by the coding sequence ATGCGGATCGGCAAGGAAGAAACGACGCCGGACCCCGACGCCTACCGCGCGGTTCTCTCCGAGGCGACCGCCGAGACGCGCGTGCAGGGATCGCGGTTTCTCGCGTTCGTCTTCCCCTCGGCCGCCGAAAAGGAAGCGGCCGGCCGCGTCGAGTCACTCCGGCGGTCCCACCATGACGCGACCCATGTCTGCTTCGCGTGGCGCATCGGCCACGGCGCCGGTCAGAAGCGCCGCGCGAGCGACGCGGGCGAGCCGTCCGGAACTGCGGGCGCCCCGATCCTCGCCGCCCTCGACCGGGCCGGCGTCTCCGACGCGCTCGTCGCGGTCGTCCGCTGGTTCGGCGGCACGAAGCTCGGAACCGGCGGGCTCGCCCGCGCCTACGGGGAGTGCGCCCGCCTCGCGATCGAATGGGCGCGGATCGGCGAGCGGGTTCTCCGCGAGCGCGTACGCGTCTTGTTCCCCTACGCGCACGCCGGGCGGGTTCTCCGCATCGCCGAGAAGCACCGCGCGCTCGTCGAGGATTCCGTCTACGCCGAGGAGGTCTCCATCCGCTTCGCGGTTCCCGCGAGCCGCCTCGC